GCATCGGCGGAGTCGGCCTCGACACACTGCGCACGGCTCTCATCGGCTGACGCCGGCGAATTCAGGGGAGGTCGCGCGCCAGCAGGCGCGCGACCTCCTCGTCTTCGGTCTGCCGGAAGTCGTCGTAGAACTGGCCCACCGCCCAGAAGTCGGCGATCGGGTGCGGGCAGACGTATGCGTCGACGACGGATGCCTCGGGCCGCCAGCTCGCCGGGGCGACCGGCACGGCCAGGACGATCAGCGACGCCCCCCGCGCGTGCTGCGCGCGGCATGCGGCCATCGCGGTCGACCCGGTCGCGACGCCGTCATCCACCACGATCACGGTGAGGCCCCGGACGTCGAGAGGATCGGGGTCGAACGCGCGAGTCCGCCGTTCGAGCTCCGCTCGCTCGTGCTCCTCGACCGACGCGAGCTGCGCGGCCGTCACTCCGCCCTGACGAAGTGCATGGGGATCCACGATGCGCACGCCCTCGGCGATCGCGCCGACCGCGAACTCCTCGTGCGCGGGGGCTCCGAGCTTGCGCACGACCGCCACGCCCAGCGGCAGCCCGAGCAGCCGCGCCACCTCCGCTGCGACGACGACGCCGCCGCGGGGGATGCCGAGGACCGCGGCATCCGTCCCCTTCCGATCGAGAAGATGCTCCGCGAGTTCGCGGCCCGCTTCGGCCCGGTCCGAGAAGATGGCCACGTGCCTCACCCTACGCGCGCCGGGGGAGCGCGGGAATGGGAGAGACGCCTCCTCGGTTCTATGCAGGTGAATGGAAGGAAGGCACATGCCGAACACCGCACCCTCGCAGCTCCAGCTCGGGCTCGACACCTTCGGAGACGTGACCCGCGACGAGTCGGGCGCGTTCGTGAGCGGCGCCGAGACCATCCGCAACGTCGTCGACCAGGCCGTCCTCGCCGACGAGGTGGGACTCTCGTTCTTCGGGGTGGGGGAGCACCGCCGGCCGGAGTTCGCCGTGTCGAGTCCCGAGATCGTTCTGGCCGCCGCGGCCGCGCGCACGAAGAACATCCACTTGGGCACGGCAGTCACGGTGCTGTCGAGCGACGATCCCGTGCGCGTCTACGAGCGCTTCGCGACGCTCGATGCGATCTCGCGCGGTCGCGCCGAGGTCATCCTCGGCCGCGGGTCGTTCATCGAGTCGTTCCCGCTCTTCGGCTACGACCTGCGGGACTACGAGGTGCTCTTCGACGAGAAGCTCGACCTCTTCTCGCAGCTGCTGACCGAGAAGCCCGTCACGTGGAACGGTACGACGCGCGCAGCGCTGGAGGACGCCGATGTGTTCCCCAAGACCGAGAACGGCCTGAAGGCCTGGGTCGGCGTGGGAGGCACCCCCGAGTCGGTCGTGCGCACGGCGCGGTACGGCTACGGCCTGATGCTGGCAATCATCGGCGGGCCTGCCGGTCGCTTCCGGCCCTTCGTCGATCTCTACCACCGCTCGCTCGACTCGTTCGGGCGCGACCGGCTGCCGATCGGCGTCCACTCGCCCGGGCACGTCGCCGCCTCCGACCAGCAGGCGTGGGACGAGGCCTACGAGGGCTTCGAGGCGATGAACAACACGATCGGTCGCGAGCGCGGCTGGCCGACCTACAACCGCCTGCGCTTCCAGCACGACGTCGGGCCGGAGGGCGCTCTGTACGTCGGCTCGCCCGAGACCGTCGCCCGCAAGATCGCCGACACGGTCCGGACTCTCGGGGTCGAGCGCTTCGACATGAAGTTCTCGACCGGCACCCTGTCGCACGCCAAGCTGCTGCGCTCCATCGAGCTCTTCGGCACGAAGGTCGCCCCGCTCGTGCGCGACATGCTCGCGTAGCCGTCAAGGCTCGCAAGGCGGGTCGCGGCATCCGTACGATGACGTTCATGACGGATGCCACGACCATGACGATCTCGGAGCGCCTCGACCGCCTGCCCTTCACCCGCCGGCACCTGCGAGTGCTCACGGGGTCGGGCATCGGCTGGGCGCTCGACGCCATGGACGTCGGGCTCATCTCGTTCATCATCGCGGCGCTCGCGCAGCAGTGGGCCCTCGAGCCCTCGCAGACGGCCTGGATCGCCTCCATCGGATTCGTCGGCATGGCGATCGGCGCGAGCCTCGGCGGGCTCCTCGCCGACCGGTTCGGGCGCCGGCAGGTCTTCGCGCTGACCCTCATCGTCTACGGCGTCGCGACCGGTGCCAGCGCGCTCGTGGGCGGTCTGGCCCTGCTCCTCGTCTTCCGGTTCTTCGTCGGGCTGGGTCTCGGTGCCGAGCTGCCTGTGGCATCGACCTACGTGAGCGAGTTCGCGCCGGCACGCATCCGGGGGCGGCTCGTCGTGATCCTCGAGGCGTTCTGGGCGATCGGATGGACCGCTGCCGCCCTCATCGGCTATCTCGTCATCCCGAGCTCCGAGAACGGATGGCGGTGGGCGTTCGCACTCGGCGCCATTCCCGCCGTCTACGCCCTCATCGTGCGTTGGGGCCTCCCCGAGTCGGCGCGCTGGCTCGAGCGCCGGGGTCGGCTCGAGGAGGCCGACGGGGTGGTCCGGGAGTTCGAGGCGGAGGCGGGTGACACCGCGATCGCGCCGGCGTCGGCGCCGAGCACCCCCGCCGATGCCCCCGCGGCGATCACGGCGGGTCAGCGACTGGGCGCGCTCTGGTCGCCGGAGTTCCGCGTGCGCACCGCGTGCCTGTGGCTCGTATGGTTCTGCGTGAACTTCTCGTACTACGGCGCCTTCATCTGGATCCCGACGATCCTCGTGTCGCAGGGATACGACCTCGTGCGGTCGTTCGGATTCACGCTCATCATCACGCTCGCTCAGCTTCCCGGCTATGCGCTTGCGGCCTGGCTCATCGAGGTTTGGGGGCGCCGCGCGACGCTGTCGGTGTTCCTCGCCGGATCCACCGTCGCCGCCGTCCTCTTCGGCACCGCGACGAGCGAGGCCACCGTCATCGCGACGGGCATGGCGCTGTCGTTCTTCAATCTCGGCGCGTGGGGCGCGCTCTACGCCGTGACGCCCGAGATGTACCCGACGTCCCTGCGCGCGACGGGGTCCGGCTGGGCCGCGGGCGTCGGGCGCATCGCGTCCATC
This genomic interval from Microbacterium sp. 4R-513 contains the following:
- a CDS encoding phosphoribosyltransferase family protein, producing the protein MAIFSDRAEAGRELAEHLLDRKGTDAAVLGIPRGGVVVAAEVARLLGLPLGVAVVRKLGAPAHEEFAVGAIAEGVRIVDPHALRQGGVTAAQLASVEEHERAELERRTRAFDPDPLDVRGLTVIVVDDGVATGSTAMAACRAQHARGASLIVLAVPVAPASWRPEASVVDAYVCPHPIADFWAVGQFYDDFRQTEDEEVARLLARDLP
- a CDS encoding MFS transporter, which codes for MTDATTMTISERLDRLPFTRRHLRVLTGSGIGWALDAMDVGLISFIIAALAQQWALEPSQTAWIASIGFVGMAIGASLGGLLADRFGRRQVFALTLIVYGVATGASALVGGLALLLVFRFFVGLGLGAELPVASTYVSEFAPARIRGRLVVILEAFWAIGWTAAALIGYLVIPSSENGWRWAFALGAIPAVYALIVRWGLPESARWLERRGRLEEADGVVREFEAEAGDTAIAPASAPSTPADAPAAITAGQRLGALWSPEFRVRTACLWLVWFCVNFSYYGAFIWIPTILVSQGYDLVRSFGFTLIITLAQLPGYALAAWLIEVWGRRATLSVFLAGSTVAAVLFGTATSEATVIATGMALSFFNLGAWGALYAVTPEMYPTSLRATGSGWAAGVGRIASIVAPLTVPVMLALGGAPALFVLFAVFFAIAAIAAWGLVDRRGRALDDR
- a CDS encoding LLM class flavin-dependent oxidoreductase gives rise to the protein MPNTAPSQLQLGLDTFGDVTRDESGAFVSGAETIRNVVDQAVLADEVGLSFFGVGEHRRPEFAVSSPEIVLAAAAARTKNIHLGTAVTVLSSDDPVRVYERFATLDAISRGRAEVILGRGSFIESFPLFGYDLRDYEVLFDEKLDLFSQLLTEKPVTWNGTTRAALEDADVFPKTENGLKAWVGVGGTPESVVRTARYGYGLMLAIIGGPAGRFRPFVDLYHRSLDSFGRDRLPIGVHSPGHVAASDQQAWDEAYEGFEAMNNTIGRERGWPTYNRLRFQHDVGPEGALYVGSPETVARKIADTVRTLGVERFDMKFSTGTLSHAKLLRSIELFGTKVAPLVRDMLA